Genomic segment of Microbacterium sp. M28:
CGAAGGCCGACGACGGCGAATGGCGCCTGGTGCGCGTCGCACCGTTCGATCCGGATGCCGCAGCGACCGCCGGACCGTTCCTGGCGGCACCGACGCGGTCAGGACTCGTCGTGCGGTTCACCCGATGGACACGGACGACCGCGGACGAATCCCTGCACTGACCGCGACGGACGTTTGCCGTGACGAATCGGTCCCTGTTCGGCCGATCAGACCGTGATCCGTCACCACGTCCGTGATCCGTCGCAGACCGACCACGGGCGTCAGAGACCGAGTGCGTGCGCCGCGTTCTGCGCGCGGGCGATGAGCTCGGCGCGCTGCTCCGCGACGCGCACACCGGCTGTTCCTCCCGCGCCGGTCCGCGACGCGACCGAACCCTGGATCGACAGCACATCGCGCACCTCGGGGACGAGGTGGGCGGAGACGGAGAGCAGCAGTTCGTCCGAGGCATCCTCCAGGCCGATCCCCTGCTCCTCGCACGCCCGCACCAGCGCACCGGAGATCTCGTGCGCGTCGCGGAACGGCACACGACGCTTCACGAGCCACTCGGCCACGTCCGTGGCGAGCGAGAAGCCCTGCGGGGCGAGCTCGGCCATCCGCTCGGTGTCGAAGCGCAGTGTCGCGACCATCCCGGCGAAGGCCGGCAGGACCACCTCGAGCGTCTGCACCGAGTCGAACACCGGCTCCTTGTCCTCCTGCAGATCCCTGTTGTACGCCAGCGGCAGGCCCTTGAGCGTCGCCATCAGGCCGGAGAGGTTGCCGATCAGTCGACCGGACTTGCCACGGGCGAGCTCGGCGATGTCCGGGTTCTTCTTCTGCGGCATGATGCTCGAGCCCGTGGAGTAGCCGTCGTGCAGCGTCACGAAGCCGAACTCGCGTGTGTTCCAGAGGATGATCTCCTCCGACAGACGCGACAGGTCGACACCGGTCATGGCCGCGATGAACGCGAACTCCGCGACCACGTCCCGGGCGGCGGTGCCGTCCAGCGAGTTCTCGGCCGGACGGT
This window contains:
- the argH gene encoding argininosuccinate lyase, with product MSEAKHDGTNEGALWGARFASGPSPELVELSRSTHFDWILAPYDIAGSHAHATALEAAGYLEPDEARRMHEGLDAVARKVAEGTIVAQPTDEDVHGALEQALIAELGPELGGRLRAGRSRNDQIATLVRMYLIDHAKVIARDLLRVIDALVAQAEAHPEAILPGRTHLQHAQPVLLAHHLQAHAWPLVRELERLVDWRVRAGTSPYGGGALAGSTLGLDPALVARELGLDRPAENSLDGTAARDVVAEFAFIAAMTGVDLSRLSEEIILWNTREFGFVTLHDGYSTGSSIMPQKKNPDIAELARGKSGRLIGNLSGLMATLKGLPLAYNRDLQEDKEPVFDSVQTLEVVLPAFAGMVATLRFDTERMAELAPQGFSLATDVAEWLVKRRVPFRDAHEISGALVRACEEQGIGLEDASDELLLSVSAHLVPEVRDVLSIQGSVASRTGAGGTAGVRVAEQRAELIARAQNAAHALGL